One Bradyrhizobium sp. ISRA464 genomic window carries:
- a CDS encoding EF-hand domain-containing protein, with protein MYRQILGLTTSALILAYGTAGVSAQDQMPRQSDHQQMQSHPTGQDGGGMMGHGGMMGEAMMGHMMGRGMMGPPFMMRMMFALMDADGDGTISLQEFQAAHERIFRAMDTNKDGKLTLEEMQAFIHGTR; from the coding sequence ATGTACAGGCAGATCTTGGGATTGACGACATCTGCTCTCATACTGGCCTACGGCACTGCCGGTGTCTCGGCACAGGATCAGATGCCGCGCCAATCGGATCACCAACAAATGCAATCGCATCCCACGGGTCAGGACGGCGGGGGCATGATGGGGCATGGAGGCATGATGGGTGAGGCCATGATGGGACATATGATGGGTCGCGGCATGATGGGGCCGCCCTTCATGATGCGCATGATGTTTGCCTTGATGGACGCCGACGGCGACGGGACCATCTCGTTGCAGGAGTTTCAGGCAGCTCACGAACGAATATTCAGGGCAATGGACACCAATAAAGACGGCAAGCTTACGCTGGAGGAGATGCAAGCGTTCATCCACGGGACGAGGTGA
- a CDS encoding aldo/keto reductase — translation MKHRPLGRSGLTVPPLCFGCNVFGWTVDETSSFRLLDTVLEHGLTFLDTADVYSRWVPGHSGGESETIIGKWMKARGNRDRVILATKVGMDMGNGNVGLKPDYIARAVEDSLRRLQTDTIDLYQSHKDDEATPQEETLAAYDKLIKAGKVRAIGASNFSAERLKSALEISRANGLPRYETMQPEYSLVERSSYEGALQRVCEDNEVGVITFFSLAAGFLTGKYRSESDFAKSPRGARSIPKYMNPGGKRILACLDEISAETRAEPAAIALAWLMAKPSVTAPIASATKPEHVATLVAATRLELTKNQIERLDAASA, via the coding sequence ATGAAGCATCGCCCGCTCGGCCGCTCCGGCCTCACCGTTCCTCCCCTGTGCTTCGGCTGCAATGTCTTCGGCTGGACGGTGGACGAGACTTCATCCTTTCGATTGCTCGACACGGTGCTCGAACACGGGCTGACGTTTCTGGATACGGCAGACGTCTATTCGCGCTGGGTGCCGGGCCATAGCGGCGGCGAGTCCGAGACGATCATCGGCAAATGGATGAAGGCGCGCGGCAACCGCGATCGCGTCATCCTCGCCACCAAGGTCGGCATGGACATGGGCAACGGCAATGTCGGGCTGAAGCCGGACTATATCGCGCGCGCCGTCGAGGACTCGCTGCGACGGCTGCAGACCGATACCATCGACCTGTACCAATCCCACAAGGATGATGAGGCGACCCCGCAGGAAGAGACGCTCGCGGCCTACGACAAGCTGATCAAGGCCGGCAAGGTCCGGGCGATCGGAGCATCGAACTTCTCCGCGGAGCGGCTGAAGAGCGCGCTTGAGATTTCCAGGGCGAACGGGCTGCCCCGCTACGAAACCATGCAGCCCGAATACAGCCTGGTGGAGCGGTCGAGCTACGAAGGCGCGCTGCAACGTGTCTGCGAGGACAACGAGGTCGGCGTGATCACGTTCTTCTCTCTCGCCGCGGGATTTCTGACCGGCAAGTATCGCTCGGAGAGCGACTTTGCCAAGAGCCCGCGTGGGGCGCGCAGCATTCCAAAATACATGAATCCGGGCGGCAAGCGCATCTTGGCCTGCCTCGACGAGATCTCCGCTGAAACCCGCGCCGAGCCTGCCGCGATCGCGCTCGCCTGGCTGATGGCCAAGCCGTCCGTCACCGCGCCGATTGCCAGTGCGACCAAGCCCGAGCACGTCGCGACGCTTGTCGCGGCAACCAGGCTCGAGCTGACGAAAAATCAGATCGAACGCCTGGACGCAGCGAGCGCGTAG
- the htpX gene encoding zinc metalloprotease HtpX, giving the protein MNHVRTALLLAGLTALFMGVGYLIGGGAGAIIALLVAAATNLFTYWNSDRMVLSMYGAHQVDRQSAPELTDLVAELARRASLPMPRVFLMDEAQPNAFATGRNPENAAVAVTTGLIRQLSREELAGVIAHELAHIKHHDTLTMTITATIAGAISMLAQFGMFFGNRSSNNGPGIIGSIAMMILAPLGAMLVQMAISRTREYAADNYGARIVGQPMWLASALTKIENAADQVPNMEAERNPATAHMFIINPLSGHGVDNLFATHPSTANRIAALQQLAAELGAQVAPRSAPTGYPPRGPWGGSSTPRGPWG; this is encoded by the coding sequence ATGAACCATGTCCGCACCGCGCTCCTGCTTGCCGGCCTCACCGCTTTGTTCATGGGCGTCGGCTATCTGATCGGCGGCGGTGCCGGCGCTATCATCGCGCTTCTGGTCGCGGCTGCGACCAATCTGTTCACCTACTGGAATTCCGACCGCATGGTGCTGTCGATGTACGGCGCCCATCAGGTCGACCGGCAGTCCGCGCCGGAGCTCACCGATCTCGTCGCCGAGCTCGCCCGGCGCGCAAGCTTGCCGATGCCGCGCGTGTTCCTGATGGACGAGGCGCAGCCCAACGCGTTCGCGACCGGCCGCAACCCGGAGAATGCGGCGGTCGCCGTCACGACCGGCCTGATCCGCCAGCTCAGCCGCGAGGAGCTCGCCGGCGTGATCGCGCACGAGCTCGCGCATATCAAGCATCACGACACGCTGACGATGACGATCACCGCGACGATCGCCGGCGCGATCTCGATGCTGGCGCAATTCGGCATGTTCTTCGGCAACCGCAGCAGCAACAACGGCCCGGGCATCATCGGCTCGATCGCGATGATGATCCTGGCGCCGCTCGGCGCCATGCTGGTGCAGATGGCGATCAGCCGCACTCGTGAATACGCCGCAGACAATTATGGCGCGCGCATCGTCGGACAGCCGATGTGGCTGGCGTCCGCACTCACCAAGATCGAGAACGCCGCTGATCAGGTGCCGAACATGGAGGCCGAGCGCAATCCCGCGACCGCGCACATGTTCATCATCAACCCGCTGTCGGGCCACGGCGTCGACAATCTGTTTGCCACCCATCCCTCGACCGCGAACCGCATTGCGGCGCTGCAGCAGCTCGCCGCCGAGCTCGGCGCGCAGGTCGCGCCGCGCTCCGCGCCGACGGGCTATCCGCCGCGCGGTCCGTGGGGCGGCTCGTCCACTCCTCGTGGTCCGTGGGGCTAG
- a CDS encoding ATP-binding protein: MWSFLERLLDSSTLSPHGICLLWEPELIWLHVISDAIIAASYFSIPFALAIVVYKRRDFQFGWMAWPFATFILACGLTHVFAIYTLWVPVYGLEGLIKALTAIASIFTAVLLWPLIPRVLAIPTAAQLREAHIALAEEGRQRQRSEVLLQRFREAEANENKIRQAQKMEAVGQLTGGIAHDFNNILTVITGTIDILAEAVTHNRQLAEITGLIRDAAERGASLTRHLLAFARRQPLQPTDVDVNALIADTIELLRPTIGDRVDIDLRAAPDLPRALVDSNQLVTAIINLALNSRDAMPKGGTLLIETRAAELKPADVHGHDGLAAGDYVAIALTDTGHGIAEADLPKVFEPFFTTKDVGKGTGLGLSMVYGFVKQSNGHITLDSTVGRGTRVVLYLPRAAATSQPALADKRQPDLRGAQEIVLVVDDDKLVRSYVLTQIESLGYTPLSANNCPEALAVLDSGAPVDLLFTDVIMPGAMNGRDLATEAQKRRPGLRVLFTSGYTENTLDQDGRLDEGILFLAKPYSRAELARMLRVALRETEPKAVRETAAGVVDG; encoded by the coding sequence ATGTGGAGTTTTCTCGAGCGTCTCTTGGACTCGTCGACGCTTTCGCCTCATGGCATCTGCCTGCTGTGGGAGCCGGAGCTGATCTGGCTTCATGTCATTTCCGACGCGATCATTGCGGCGTCGTATTTCTCGATTCCGTTTGCGCTCGCGATCGTCGTTTACAAGCGCCGCGATTTCCAGTTCGGCTGGATGGCCTGGCCGTTCGCCACCTTCATCCTCGCCTGCGGACTGACGCACGTGTTCGCGATCTACACGCTGTGGGTCCCGGTCTACGGTCTCGAGGGCCTGATCAAGGCGCTCACCGCCATCGCCTCGATCTTCACCGCGGTGCTGCTGTGGCCGCTGATCCCGAGGGTGCTGGCGATCCCGACCGCAGCGCAGTTGCGCGAGGCGCATATCGCGCTCGCGGAGGAGGGACGGCAGCGCCAGCGCTCGGAGGTGCTGCTGCAGCGCTTCCGCGAGGCCGAGGCCAACGAGAACAAGATCCGCCAGGCGCAGAAGATGGAGGCGGTCGGCCAGCTCACCGGCGGCATCGCGCACGACTTCAACAACATCCTCACCGTGATCACCGGCACGATCGACATCCTCGCCGAGGCGGTGACGCACAACCGGCAGCTCGCCGAGATCACCGGCCTGATCCGCGACGCCGCCGAGCGCGGTGCGTCGCTGACGCGGCATCTGCTAGCGTTCGCGCGGCGGCAGCCGTTGCAGCCGACCGACGTCGACGTCAATGCGCTGATCGCCGACACGATCGAGCTGTTGCGGCCGACCATCGGCGATCGTGTCGACATCGATCTGCGCGCCGCGCCCGACCTGCCGCGCGCGCTGGTCGATTCCAACCAGCTCGTCACCGCGATCATCAATCTGGCGCTGAACTCACGCGACGCGATGCCCAAGGGCGGCACGCTCCTGATCGAGACCCGCGCCGCCGAGCTCAAGCCGGCCGACGTGCATGGCCATGACGGGCTCGCCGCCGGCGACTATGTCGCGATCGCGCTGACCGACACCGGCCACGGCATCGCGGAAGCCGATCTGCCGAAGGTCTTTGAGCCGTTCTTCACCACCAAGGATGTCGGCAAGGGCACCGGGCTCGGCTTGAGCATGGTCTACGGCTTCGTCAAGCAGTCCAACGGCCACATCACCCTCGACAGCACGGTCGGCCGCGGCACGCGCGTCGTGCTCTATCTGCCGCGCGCCGCCGCAACGTCGCAGCCGGCCTTGGCCGACAAGCGGCAGCCGGATCTGCGCGGCGCGCAGGAGATCGTGCTCGTCGTCGACGACGACAAGCTGGTGCGCTCCTACGTGCTCACGCAGATCGAAAGCCTCGGTTACACGCCGCTGTCGGCCAACAATTGCCCCGAGGCGCTGGCCGTGCTGGACAGCGGCGCGCCGGTCGATCTGCTGTTCACCGACGTCATCATGCCCGGTGCGATGAACGGGCGCGACCTCGCGACCGAGGCGCAGAAGCGGCGGCCCGGTTTGCGTGTGTTGTTCACGTCGGGTTACACCGAGAATACCCTTGACCAGGACGGCAGGCTCGACGAGGGCATCCTGTTCCTGGCAAAGCCCTACAGCCGCGCCGAGCTCGCACGGATGCTGCGCGTCGCGTTGCGCGAAACCGAGCCGAAGGCCGTACGTGAGACGGCTGCCGGCGTGGTGGACGGATAG
- a CDS encoding lytic murein transglycosylase, which produces MTAALALSSVASAQQPFPPPVKPLPAKPRPAVASPRAASCHNGQSFDRFLAELKQRAVAAGVSQQTIAEASPYLVYDQGIVNRDRGQRVFGQLFTQFAGRMAATYRMQQGQQYIRTYAAAFARAEKEYGVPPAVIAAFWGLESDFGAQMGNLPTLKSLVSLAYDCRRSEMFQGETIAALKIIDRGDLTPDEMIGSWAGELGQTQFLPTHYVNYAVDYDGDGHRNLLSSGPDVIGSTANYIANGLKWRRGEPWLQEVRVPQAANFASFPWDQADLTIKLPRAKWASLGVTMSDGKPLPNDDMPASLLLPMGRMGPAFLAYANFAAYTEWNNSLIYSTTAGYLASRIAGSPPMQRPHGPVAQLPFHEIKELQGLLVRAGFDVGKVDGVLGQASRSAVKAMQLKYGLPADSWPTADLLARMRGTRTPSPTEAAFPGMR; this is translated from the coding sequence ATGACGGCTGCGCTGGCCCTTTCATCCGTCGCGTCGGCGCAACAGCCGTTTCCGCCACCCGTAAAACCCCTGCCTGCGAAGCCGCGGCCGGCCGTGGCCTCGCCGCGGGCCGCGTCATGCCACAACGGGCAGAGCTTCGACCGCTTTCTCGCCGAGCTGAAGCAAAGGGCCGTCGCGGCCGGCGTTTCGCAGCAGACCATCGCGGAGGCCTCGCCCTACCTCGTCTACGACCAGGGCATCGTCAATCGCGACCGCGGCCAGCGCGTGTTCGGCCAGCTATTCACCCAGTTCGCCGGCCGCATGGCCGCGACCTATCGCATGCAGCAGGGCCAGCAGTACATCAGGACCTACGCTGCAGCCTTTGCGCGCGCCGAGAAGGAGTATGGTGTGCCGCCCGCGGTGATCGCCGCGTTCTGGGGACTGGAGAGCGATTTCGGCGCCCAAATGGGCAATCTGCCGACGCTGAAATCGCTGGTGTCGCTCGCCTATGATTGCCGCCGCTCCGAGATGTTCCAGGGCGAAACCATCGCGGCGCTGAAGATCATCGATCGCGGCGACCTCACCCCCGACGAGATGATCGGCTCCTGGGCCGGCGAGCTCGGCCAGACGCAATTCCTGCCGACGCATTACGTCAACTACGCCGTCGATTACGACGGCGACGGCCATCGCAATCTGCTCAGTAGCGGACCCGACGTGATCGGCTCGACTGCGAACTACATCGCCAACGGATTGAAGTGGCGGCGCGGCGAACCGTGGCTGCAGGAGGTGCGCGTGCCGCAGGCGGCGAACTTCGCAAGTTTCCCTTGGGACCAGGCCGACCTGACCATCAAGCTGCCGCGCGCGAAATGGGCTTCGCTCGGCGTCACCATGAGCGATGGCAAGCCGCTGCCGAACGACGACATGCCGGCGTCGCTGCTGCTGCCGATGGGCCGGATGGGGCCGGCGTTTCTCGCCTACGCGAATTTCGCCGCCTACACCGAGTGGAATAACTCGCTGATCTATTCGACCACCGCCGGCTATCTCGCCAGCCGCATCGCAGGCAGCCCGCCGATGCAGCGCCCCCACGGGCCGGTCGCGCAACTGCCGTTCCACGAGATCAAGGAGCTGCAAGGGCTTCTGGTGCGCGCCGGCTTCGATGTCGGCAAGGTCGACGGCGTGCTGGGACAGGCGAGCCGCAGCGCGGTGAAGGCGATGCAGCTCAAATACGGCCTGCCAGCGGATTCCTGGCCGACCGCCGACCTCTTGGCGCGGATGCGCGGGACGCGCACGCCGTCGCCCACGGAAGCCGCGTTCCCGGGGATGCGGTAA
- a CDS encoding DUF1993 domain-containing protein: MSFYDAVVPAYLQMLNSLTGVLTKAEAHCEARKIQPEVLLGSRLYPDMLPLAKQVQLVCDFASKGCARLTHSEVPSTPDTEKTFGELKQRLAKTVDYVKSFKPAQFEGCDAKEVTFPAGPDRSITLTGQQFASAFSFPNFYFHAATAYGILRHNGVEIGKRDFLGVS, translated from the coding sequence ATGTCCTTTTATGACGCCGTCGTCCCCGCTTACCTGCAAATGCTCAACAGCCTCACCGGCGTGCTCACCAAGGCGGAGGCGCATTGCGAGGCCAGGAAGATCCAGCCCGAGGTGCTCTTGGGATCGCGGCTCTATCCCGACATGCTGCCGCTCGCGAAGCAGGTGCAGCTGGTCTGCGATTTCGCCTCCAAGGGCTGCGCGCGGCTGACGCACAGCGAGGTGCCCTCGACGCCCGACACCGAAAAGACCTTCGGCGAATTGAAGCAGCGGCTGGCCAAGACCGTCGACTATGTGAAGTCGTTCAAGCCGGCGCAGTTCGAAGGCTGTGATGCGAAGGAGGTCACCTTCCCGGCCGGCCCCGACCGCAGCATCACGCTGACGGGTCAGCAATTCGCCAGCGCGTTCTCCTTCCCGAACTTCTATTTCCACGCCGCGACCGCCTACGGCATCCTGCGCCACAACGGTGTCGAGATCGGCAAGCGCGATTTCCTCGGCGTGAGCTGA
- a CDS encoding SDR family oxidoreductase codes for MSATTHAPKSIDPSASLHAESLGQAKSHGRLAGRRIIVVGAGQRNTVDEEPPIGNGRAMSVLFAREGASVACLDINKEAADDTVAQITREGGKAFTDVVDVSDVAQIAPAVERCTERLGGLDGLALNVGISCGLSLPNMTAEAWDRDYAVNVRSHMLFAQKALEVMAPGGAIILISSMASQRAGGRNPAYESSKAAQIALGRAIARAGEDRGIRCNVIAPGFMDTPMGRDASRRRADRALTVPFGRQGTGWEVAYTALFLISNESSYVNAHTLFLDAGHMGGIVRG; via the coding sequence ATGTCCGCCACCACCCACGCGCCGAAATCCATCGATCCCTCCGCTTCGCTGCACGCGGAGTCACTCGGGCAGGCGAAGAGCCACGGCCGCCTCGCCGGCCGCCGCATCATCGTGGTCGGCGCGGGACAGCGCAACACCGTCGATGAGGAACCGCCGATCGGCAACGGCCGCGCGATGAGCGTGCTGTTCGCGCGCGAGGGCGCGTCTGTCGCGTGCCTCGACATCAACAAGGAAGCCGCCGACGACACCGTCGCGCAGATCACACGCGAAGGCGGCAAGGCGTTCACCGACGTGGTCGACGTCTCCGACGTTGCGCAGATCGCGCCTGCGGTCGAGCGCTGCACCGAGAGGCTCGGCGGGCTCGACGGGCTGGCGCTGAATGTCGGCATCTCCTGCGGCTTGTCGCTGCCCAACATGACGGCAGAGGCGTGGGACCGCGACTATGCCGTCAACGTTCGCAGCCACATGCTGTTCGCGCAGAAGGCGCTGGAGGTGATGGCGCCCGGCGGCGCGATCATCCTGATCTCCTCGATGGCGAGCCAGCGCGCGGGCGGCCGCAATCCGGCCTATGAATCCTCCAAGGCCGCGCAGATCGCGCTGGGCCGGGCGATCGCGCGCGCGGGCGAGGACAGGGGCATTCGCTGCAATGTGATCGCGCCCGGCTTCATGGACACGCCGATGGGCCGCGACGCCAGCCGAAGGCGGGCGGATCGGGCATTGACAGTGCCTTTCGGCCGCCAGGGCACTGGATGGGAGGTCGCCTATACCGCGTTGTTCCTGATTTCGAACGAATCTTCCTACGTGAACGCGCACACGCTGTTCCTTGACGCAGGTCATATGGGCGGGATCGTGCGTGGCTAA
- a CDS encoding alkene reductase, translating into MSQSTKLFEPFKLGPLTLPNRLVMAPLTRNRAVPPGMVPSPLAVDYYAQRASAGLLISEASQVSQQGQGYQDTPGIYSKEQVEAWKKVTDRVHERSGRIFIQIWHVGRISHVALQPNGGAPVAPSAIKAKTKTFVNGTFADVSEPRALELSEIPGIVDDFKRGTANALAAGFDGVEIHGANGYLLDQFAKDGTNKRTDAYGGSIENRAKLMLEVSKAVAAEAGADRTGIRISPVTPSNDVSDSNPQPLFDYIVDHLNALKLAYIHVIEGATGGPRDIAPFDYGSLRKRFKQAYIANNGYDLALATKVLDAGAADLIAFGKPFISNPDLVERLKKGAPLNDWDKATFYGGGAKGYTDYPTLKATEAAE; encoded by the coding sequence ATGAGCCAATCGACCAAACTCTTCGAGCCCTTCAAGCTTGGCCCGCTGACGCTGCCGAACCGCCTGGTGATGGCGCCGCTGACGCGCAACCGCGCGGTGCCGCCCGGCATGGTGCCGAGCCCGCTCGCCGTGGACTATTACGCCCAGCGCGCCTCCGCCGGCCTCCTGATATCGGAGGCGAGCCAGGTCTCGCAGCAGGGCCAGGGCTACCAGGACACGCCCGGCATCTATTCGAAGGAGCAGGTCGAAGCCTGGAAGAAGGTCACCGACCGCGTGCATGAGCGCAGCGGCCGCATCTTTATCCAGATCTGGCATGTCGGCCGTATCTCTCATGTCGCGCTGCAGCCGAACGGCGGCGCGCCAGTGGCCCCCAGCGCGATCAAGGCCAAGACCAAGACCTTCGTCAACGGCACCTTCGCCGATGTCTCCGAACCGCGCGCGCTGGAGTTGTCTGAAATTCCCGGGATCGTCGACGACTTCAAGCGCGGCACCGCGAACGCGTTGGCCGCCGGCTTCGACGGCGTCGAGATCCACGGCGCCAACGGCTATCTGCTCGACCAGTTCGCCAAGGACGGTACCAACAAGCGCACCGATGCTTACGGCGGATCGATCGAGAACCGCGCGAAGCTGATGCTCGAGGTCTCGAAGGCTGTCGCGGCGGAAGCCGGCGCCGACCGCACCGGCATCCGCATCTCGCCGGTGACGCCGTCCAACGACGTCTCGGACTCCAACCCGCAGCCGCTGTTCGACTACATCGTCGACCACCTCAATGCGCTGAAGCTGGCTTACATCCACGTCATCGAGGGCGCGACCGGTGGGCCTCGCGACATCGCGCCGTTCGACTACGGCTCGCTGCGCAAGCGCTTCAAGCAGGCCTACATCGCCAACAACGGCTACGACCTCGCGCTGGCGACCAAGGTGCTGGATGCCGGCGCCGCCGACCTGATCGCCTTCGGCAAGCCGTTCATCTCCAACCCCGATTTAGTCGAGCGATTGAAGAAGGGCGCGCCCCTCAACGATTGGGACAAGGCCACCTTCTACGGCGGCGGCGCCAAGGGCTACACGGACTACCCAACGCTAAAAGCGACCGAAGCGGCGGAATAA
- a CDS encoding tetratricopeptide repeat protein — MSRDNAEDIVRRATAAFNAGRHDEAIGLCERGLAREPGEPMLSHLLAAVRFAKGEIAPARTHIETSLARRPNNVAARLLAARIARAGGEFDAALTHLDRAIALKPQRDVFVEKARTLELAGRKTQAREAWEAILTVIPQHQEATARLGRLAWEDGDLAHAVNLLELATASDAPASVWFDLGVARQDLRDHDGAARAYSKALELKPDYAEAALNLGIALQDGGAPDAAIGAFARAYGLRPQLFGSIAMALTSASHGRLWLDEDALRKALEHDEIGLS, encoded by the coding sequence ATGAGCAGGGATAACGCCGAGGATATCGTTCGCCGCGCGACCGCTGCCTTCAACGCCGGCCGGCATGACGAAGCGATCGGGCTCTGCGAACGCGGTCTCGCGCGCGAGCCCGGCGAGCCGATGCTCAGCCATCTGCTGGCCGCGGTGCGGTTCGCCAAAGGCGAGATCGCGCCGGCACGCACGCACATCGAGACGAGCCTGGCGCGGCGCCCCAACAACGTCGCGGCCCGGCTGCTCGCCGCCCGCATCGCGCGCGCCGGCGGCGAATTCGATGCGGCGCTGACGCATCTCGACCGCGCGATCGCACTCAAGCCGCAGCGCGATGTCTTTGTCGAGAAGGCGCGCACGCTCGAGCTGGCCGGCCGGAAAACGCAAGCGCGCGAGGCCTGGGAGGCGATCCTCACGGTCATCCCGCAGCATCAGGAAGCAACCGCAAGGCTCGGCCGGTTGGCGTGGGAGGATGGCGACCTCGCGCACGCCGTGAACCTGCTCGAGCTCGCCACCGCGAGCGACGCGCCGGCCTCGGTGTGGTTCGATCTCGGCGTGGCGCGGCAGGACCTGCGCGATCATGATGGAGCCGCGCGCGCCTACAGCAAGGCGCTCGAGCTCAAGCCCGATTACGCCGAGGCTGCGCTCAATCTGGGAATCGCGCTGCAGGACGGCGGCGCCCCCGATGCAGCGATCGGCGCGTTCGCGCGCGCCTACGGCCTGCGTCCGCAACTGTTCGGATCGATCGCGATGGCGCTGACCTCGGCCTCGCATGGCCGCCTGTGGCTCGACGAGGACGCGCTGCGCAAGGCGCTGGAGCATGATGAAATTGGATTAAGCTGA
- a CDS encoding ABC transporter substrate-binding protein: protein MTSALALVAASVAIAAPARADEAAAKKWIDSEFQPSTLSKEDQMKEMEWFIKAAAPFKGMEIHVVSETLTVHQYESEKLAKAFEEITGIKVKHDIIQEGDVVEKIQTQMQSGKNVYDGWINDSDFIGTHFRYGQAVDLTDWMAKDGKDVTDPMLDVNDFIGKSFTTAPNGHLYQLPDQQFANLYWFRYDWFSNPEYKAKFKAKYGYELGVPVNWSAYEDIADFFTNDVKEINGVKVYGHMDYGKKDPSLGWRFTDAWLSMAGNGDKGLPNGLPVDEWGIRMEGCRPVGSSVERGGDVNGPAAVYSIVKYLDWMKKYAPPQAQGMTFSESGPVPSQGNIAQQIFWYTAFTADMVKPGLAVMNADGTPKWRMAPSPHGAYWKDGMKLGYQDVGSATLLKSTPVDRRKAAWLYLQFIVSKTVSLKKSHVGLTFIRESDIWDKSFTERAPKLGGLIEFYRSPARVQWTPTGNNVPDYPKLAQLWWQNIGDASSGAKTPQQAMDALAAAQDSVMERLEKSGVQGACGPKLNKKESREYWFAKSEKDGNIAPQRKLANEKPKGETVDYDTLIKSWPASPPKRASAN from the coding sequence ATGACGAGCGCGCTCGCGCTGGTCGCGGCATCGGTGGCTATCGCCGCGCCGGCGCGCGCGGACGAGGCCGCCGCGAAGAAGTGGATCGACAGCGAATTCCAGCCGTCGACCCTCTCGAAGGAAGACCAGATGAAGGAGATGGAGTGGTTCATCAAGGCCGCTGCACCCTTCAAGGGCATGGAGATCCACGTTGTCTCCGAAACCCTAACCGTGCACCAATATGAATCCGAGAAGCTTGCTAAGGCGTTCGAGGAGATCACCGGCATCAAGGTCAAGCACGACATCATCCAGGAAGGCGACGTCGTCGAGAAGATCCAGACCCAGATGCAGTCCGGCAAGAACGTCTATGACGGCTGGATCAACGACTCCGACTTCATCGGTACCCACTTCCGCTACGGCCAGGCGGTCGACCTGACGGACTGGATGGCGAAGGACGGCAAGGACGTCACCGATCCGATGCTCGACGTCAACGACTTCATCGGCAAGTCGTTCACGACGGCGCCGAACGGCCACCTCTACCAGCTGCCAGACCAGCAGTTCGCGAACCTTTACTGGTTCCGCTATGACTGGTTCAGCAATCCGGAATACAAGGCCAAATTTAAGGCCAAGTACGGCTACGAGCTCGGCGTGCCCGTGAACTGGTCGGCCTATGAGGATATCGCCGACTTCTTCACCAACGACGTCAAGGAGATCAACGGCGTCAAGGTCTACGGCCATATGGACTATGGCAAGAAGGACCCGTCGCTCGGCTGGCGCTTCACCGACGCCTGGCTGTCGATGGCCGGCAACGGCGACAAGGGGCTCCCGAACGGCCTGCCGGTCGACGAATGGGGCATCCGCATGGAAGGCTGCCGTCCGGTCGGCTCGTCGGTCGAGCGCGGCGGCGACGTCAACGGCCCGGCGGCGGTCTATTCGATCGTCAAGTATCTCGACTGGATGAAGAAGTATGCTCCGCCGCAGGCGCAGGGCATGACCTTCTCCGAGTCGGGCCCGGTGCCCTCGCAGGGCAACATCGCGCAGCAGATCTTCTGGTACACCGCCTTCACCGCCGACATGGTGAAGCCGGGCCTGGCGGTGATGAACGCGGACGGTACGCCGAAGTGGCGTATGGCCCCGTCGCCGCACGGCGCGTACTGGAAGGACGGCATGAAGCTCGGCTACCAGGACGTCGGCTCGGCCACGCTTCTGAAGTCGACCCCGGTCGATCGCCGCAAGGCGGCCTGGCTCTATCTGCAGTTCATCGTCTCCAAGACGGTCAGCTTGAAGAAGAGCCATGTGGGTCTCACCTTCATTCGTGAATCCGACATCTGGGACAAGTCGTTCACCGAACGTGCGCCGAAGCTCGGCGGCCTGATCGAGTTCTACCGCTCGCCCGCGCGCGTGCAGTGGACCCCGACCGGCAACAACGTGCCTGACTATCCGAAGCTCGCACAGCTCTGGTGGCAGAACATCGGCGATGCGTCGTCCGGTGCGAAGACGCCGCAGCAGGCGATGGACGCGCTCGCAGCCGCTCAGGACTCGGTGATGGAGCGTCTGGAGAAGTCGGGCGTGCAGGGCGCCTGCGGTCCGAAGCTCAACAAGAAGGAGTCCAGGGAGTACTGGTTCGCCAAGTCGGAGAAGGATGGCAACATCGCGCCGCAGCGCAAGCTCGCCAACGAGAAGCCGAAGGGCGAGACCGTCGACTACGACACGCTGATCAAGTCGTGGCCGGCTTCGCCGCCGAAGCGCGCCTCGGCGAACTAA
- a CDS encoding DUF2160 domain-containing protein gives MDSIAWMAWTWPTAIFFVLLACTLGVMTWLAIAYPEAERVGVLRIPTTRGDRLFISMVLAAVIHLVWIGLVGIDPIATLPIGEGVDITSLWLATLISLLSAVVIFRTV, from the coding sequence ATGGACAGCATCGCATGGATGGCATGGACGTGGCCCACCGCGATCTTCTTCGTGCTGCTTGCCTGCACGCTGGGGGTGATGACCTGGCTTGCTATTGCCTATCCCGAAGCCGAGCGCGTCGGGGTGCTGCGCATTCCAACCACGCGCGGCGATCGTTTGTTCATTTCAATGGTGCTCGCCGCGGTGATCCACCTCGTGTGGATCGGCCTCGTCGGCATCGACCCGATTGCGACGCTCCCGATCGGGGAGGGCGTGGATATTACGAGCCTGTGGCTCGCTACACTGATTTCGCTTCTTTCGGCGGTGGTGATCTTTCGCACCGTCTGA